Below is a genomic region from Saccopteryx bilineata isolate mSacBil1 chromosome 8, mSacBil1_pri_phased_curated, whole genome shotgun sequence.
CTTTTAGTGGCACAACCCAAGAGTCGGCCTTCAACTCTGGCCAGCACTGTTATTTACCACTTGGATGAACATTTTGATGTCTCAGCCAATGCAGAAGGCAGATAACATCAAGTGGGAAAGCACAGACAAAATATTAGGATTGAGCGGGAATCCCAGAACATCCTAATAGTCTGGACCATTGGACTGAATTGAATGAGAGGTAACTGACTAGGGAGGGATATGAGGCACTTCATCCCAAAGTCCTGGTCCACTTCGCCCATGCTGGAGTGACTTGGTGGCAGTGCTATCAATAGAAATATCATGTGAGCTAcatctgtaatttaaaattttttagtagccacattgtaaaaaaataaaaaaaaaaaaaaaacataaaggacTCAGGTGAATTTTAataatgtactttattatttaaatgttaccAACTATACCCAGAATACTatcatttcaacatataatcaatatataaattattgaaatattttatacttttttcactGAGTCTTCAAAACCTAGTGTGTATTTTATACTCATCAGACCTCAGTTCTCACTAGCCACAATCTAAGCGCTCATAGCACATGCGACTACCGTTTCAGACAATGCAGCTTTAGAGGGCTTTCATCGACCCTCAGATCTGTAACCAGACAGTCCTCCAATTATGTCATTCTCTGGCAGGCTGTGTTGATAGAGGCGGTAAGCCTGAAGTCATACCACTCATAAGTGTTGATTTCTTTAAGTTGAAAGAAAAAGGGTCTGGGCTCTTTGACATATAAACCACCCTAGAAAGTGTACTAGTACCCAACACCTGTGACCTGCATTCATATTCAGCCCTTTCTCGTGAGTACTGGTACAATTTCAGTGACCAAAACATAGGCCTTTTTTCAAAGTGAACACTTTCCAAAACTTTTTATTCCCTGCTTATCTCCTGGAGTCTGTGTATATACCTTTTCGTGCAGGGTAGATGTTGTTACTAGAGAAAGTTTCAGCTTAtctcttttcaaaatataataaaaattctcattCTAATCCCACTTTTAATAACAACCTATGCAACTTTTGAAATTGGTTTTAAGTTTTCATATTGTTCCCTTTTTCTAAAACAGTGATTTCTAAGCAACAAACCCAACTAGCATTCAGAAATTTGGCAACCTATGCAATAGTGAATACAGCTGAGGATGAgtcaacataaataaataaaaagagtagccaaaatgtgttagaaatgcacagccctggctggatagctcagttggttagagcttcatcccaaagcacagaggttgcaggttcaattcctggtcagggcacatacaggaacagcttgatgttcctgtctctctctctctctcaaatcaatcaataaaaacctttaaaaaaatgcacaaaatctCAGGTTAAAACACATCACCCTTTATTATGCCTATTTTGCAGGTGTTACAGAAATTGAGTCTGATCCCAGGCCAGCACCCTTTCTGGCTTAATTACATGTCTCACTggaatgccatttttttttactttttaaatattttttattcatcaattttacaaagagaggagagagagatagggggtaagaagtatcaactcatagttgcttcattttagttgttcattggttgcttgttgtatgtgccttgactgggtaaactcagggtttcaaaccagtgacctcagcgttccaggtcgaggctttatccattgcgccaacATAGGTCAGGCTAGAATGACATCTTTCCTTTCAGGATTGACACTGCCATCTGTTCTCCCACCATATCTACCTAAAATCCTTTCCCACAGTATTTATTTTCTCGGAGTAGAATTCATGAATTCATGGCAGCTGAACATCCATTCTCTGGAGCAGACTGCTTGGGTTCAAATGCTGGAATCACTTGGTGTAACTCAGGTTCCCCAACTATAAATTGAGGATAAGAATCCCTCCTCCATAGAAATGAGCTCATccacataaattctttttttttttttttaatttaaattttttttatttatttattcattttagagaggagagggagagacagagagagagaaggggggaggagctggaagcatcaactcccatatgtgccttgaccaggcaagcccagggtttcgaaccggcgacctcagcacttccaggtcgacgctttatcccactgcgccaccacaggtcaggcccacataaATTCTTCAACAGACAGTGGCACATAGGAAgcactcaatatatattttttactcagtGAGTGAGAGAACAAATTTTCACAGAACTTTGCTTGAAAATTCTGGAATATATGGGAATTTACATATTGACTACTTAAACCTCCTAAGCCCAGGAACCCCCACTGCAACATTCCTGGACAGAGCGGTATCTGTAGTCCCCCTGAGGCGGAGTGTGCTGCCTCAGGAACCACCATGCTGTCTCTCGATAGCACTAACATCTGGGGACACAGTTGTACCTGGTGCAAAAAACCTAGACTTTGGAGCCTGGCTTTATTATCACCATCTCTATCACCACCACCCTCCTACTAGGTTTTCTTTATTACAAGAACATCTATGGAGTTTTCCAAATTTTTCCACATTACAATGTGCTTCAGAGAAAATACCTAGGGTAGACGGAAGCTCTGAgccaaataatgaaaaatattcttttataactCATTAAATCATGGCAGTATGGACCATGGATAAACAGGAGTGACAAAGCCTCATTAACATTCTTATTTGTAGCAAGGGGTCATTCTAGCAAGATCAGAAACTCGAGCTCAGTAGGTGACTGACTTGCAAAAATCTAGGGAAAAGGGGATCAACAAGTGCGAAGAATGATCCAGAGCTCTCCTGGGCTAACATGTAAGGGAAATGTTGATTGTTTCTATGAAATGCTCAACTTAGGCAATTCAGTACATAACGAATATTAAATGTATTGATACAAAAAGCCCACTAAACttatgtatatatgtggtttcatcTGATTGCTAAGATAGATTTTCCAGCATTTCAAATAAgccttttaattattcttttcttttagagtTGAACTGCTCAGATCCAATGAGTGATTGAAGCTAAAGGTATATTGCTTTTCATCTTATTCTTAACTGTTCTAACTTGATGacattccccctttttttttcaccCTCTCCACTCGTTTTTGTAAAACAGGGGCAAATGCAATGAAAAGGCAAGTAGCAGCAATGGCTGCTACAGTCACAGGTGGGGAGGCTGAACTACATGGACCGCTGGAAGGCAGTCCACACACTGCAACAGAAATCGTCCAGCAGCACTTAGATCACTAGctgaggccagaagtccaaagcGTTTGGCAAGTAGAGTAGGAGGTGACTGTGTAATGGTGTGAAGTGAAGCTCACATACCAACTGAATTAGGTGCTGCAGGAGAGGCAGATGGGATTTGCACTTCtactttaaattcattttctagAGCCAATGGTAATCCTAGTTCCTAACACAACTGAGACTGGATACATGAACGTGCCTTCTAAACAGAAAAGTATCAATATCAGACTTCATTATTCCCAAACTAAATGAAGTATACTTTCTCAAGGACAATGAGATCTTTGTGTAACTTCGCTTCATCTACGCAATCACTGTCTGTTCAGTTTCTTCAAGCTCCCCTCTAGAAGATGGAATGGGGACTGGGTCTTTATCACTCTTTTGTGGGTTTGTGCATCCATACTGCTCAATGAGAGGACAACCCAACTCACAGGCACCAGGGAGAACTGGCAGATGAAGGGAAAAGGACCAGAATGGAGATGAGAAAGACAACAGTGTAGCTAAATCAACAAGAAACAGGAGTCcagaaaaatgaacaataaaatgtattttaaaagacttCTCCAGTTGGTATTTTGATTGAAATAGCTACCAATTAACTCCAATCCTTCATATTGTGTTCCTTTTGCTCCCGGAGTCCTCTTGCAGCTTTAATTCTTGAAACTCAGGTGATAGCACCAGACATTAAATCCCCAAAGGGAGAGGTATTATTAAACCTTTTGCTGGTCATTCTTTTCTGAACAAAATGGACACTTTCTTAAGCCCTCTTATTCATTTCATGATGatcattagaagaaaaaaaattaagccaaacttgcatattgaaaataaaaaaactcaaaaaaatcttGCAGATAATAAATATCGCCAATTCACTTATTTTAAACAAAGTCCAATTTTATTCACTCTCAATATCCTTGCAGTCCATTGTATACCTTCTGCACTGATCCCTGTTTCAGTAGCTGTTTGATACCTGAGGAAAGAATGAACAAgtgacaccattaacaaaaatgtGACTTCCCTAGAGTATCAAGAGCACGTTTCACACGGAGGCTCACAGAAGGCCTTATGCCAACCATGATCTGAATTAAAATCATAACCACCAATGTCCAACTTTATCACATGTGGATACCCCCACACACCTACATGTGTGTCCAAGATAATCTGTCTTTCTCTATCAAGCACACATACTACTCACATCTTGTAAAACCCTGAGAAAAGGCAATCAAAATACAGTGAAATCTCTTCAGCTCTCtcccatttcttctttatcctctttCCAGTTTTGacctccttcaccttctatcttctACTTAGAACCTACCACCAGGCCCTCTTCTGAAGCAGCGTTCACAGACATCAGCCCTCAGCCACCCCTGGCCTAACATATACCCCATCTCTCCTTTAACAGTCTCTCCTTTAACAGTTTGGTCTAGCTCATTTGTTTTAAGTGATTCGGTTGCACACCCACACAACCCATCAATCCCTAGGTTTCAAAACCCAGCTTACACAGCCTTTTGAAACGCAGTGACCGAAGGATTTTGAGTATCGCCTTTACAGAAAGACAAGTTCATTCCCAGTCTTATGTTCGTTAGAGTTAGTTGGTTGATGTCTGATGTCAGTGGAGggctttgtttttattgcttgTCTTCTTTAACCGCCTTGTTCTCAAATTCACACacaacatgcacacactcacactcacacacaccacacccctCACCTTCTCTTGCTTCCTCTGTCAGCTGTTCTTTTGGAAAGTCCACATCAAAAGTGATGATCAAAGAGCCCTTGATGTTGTTGTTGTCAAAGTTGGGGagcccttcccctttcttccacACCTTGGCTCCCGGTCTGGTGATCTTGTCCCGGGAAATATGTACCTGGAAAGCGAAGGGAATGGACTGGAGCAGGGCTGCTACTCCGAAAGGGCAAAGCCAGCTTCCAGCCAACTCTGGTGTTCAAAGCCTATGCCACATCTCAGGGGCAGCAGAAAGGATGAAGGGATGAGGGAAACCCATTCGAATACTGGGAACCAAAGAAAGAGAAGGctttcaaaagcaaaagaaaaaccaaacacacaAACGAGTAAAAGAGTAAGGCTCTGCCAATGGAGACGATGAGGACGAGACGGCAGAGGCTATGCAGTCAGCTGTGCAGCTGACCGTCCAGGTGGCAAGCGGCGGagtgaggggaggaggcagcGCAGACTGCAAAAGAAGTCCCCACGATCAGAGTGGCTGAAGAAGCTCGAAACCCCCCACACGAGAGCTTTAAGAGGACaagcaggaagcaggaagagTGGTTTGTTTACCTTGTGACCATCCAAGTGAGTGATATCCATATTAAAGCCCACCAGAGACTCAACTAGTGAGATTGTCACATTTGTATATAAatcatctcctctcctttcaaatATCGGGTGCCTAAAAACAGAACAAGGTGAAAATCATTAACTTCTGTCTTTCTTTGGGGCCAAGTTCAAAAGTTTTTAGAACACTTTGGAAAAGGATGAATATCACTCATATAAACAAGCAGTATTTACTAGACATGCTTCTGTGTGCAGTATTAATCTATAAAGAGTGCAAAATTGAATAACCCTACTTTTAAAGGAGTTTACAATCAGCAGAAGCCAAAGCATGtaaataaaactacaagtaaTTAGATTATGCAAAATAGAGAAAGACAACTTCTGGCAGTAGGGGCTCAGGAGACGGCCATCAGGAAGGGTCTGGAGAGGTTCCCAGGGCCAAGTCAGCCTCAGAGATGCAGATAAGGTGGGCATgggggagggtgaggagagggcgAGAGGGAATTTTGGCAGAGACAGGATTGGAGATGGTCCCAGGCATACCAGGAAATAGAATGTTCCGGTTTCTCTGGGAAGCAAtgagaaagacaaaagaaaaaaaagctggggaaaaGATCATGGAGATTAAGAGTGTTGTGAGGGAAAAGCCCTAGGAGGTGGGCGTCCATTTCTCCCTATTTAGGTGGGAACTGTGTTTTGAAGAATCCTTAGAAGCAAAGGTATCATCGGTTTCCTAAGCAGCAACAagagagaaataataaacaagaacGCCTGAGTCCTAGGCAAAATCTCATCCAAGCAGCACTTCATGCTGAGAGAAGCCAGCAAAGAACAGCCCCTGTGCACAGATGCGCAGAAGCAGGTTACGCTGGAAGGGAAGGTCTCCTCTATGCAGAAGTGCCCCATTCTTGTAAACCCTCAGTTAAAATCTCAGGCCTCCCAGACTTCCCATTCTTGTTTGCTTCTCTTTAAAACTCCttacttgttttttaattctttccttctagcatcttttaaatttgttggtCCTGAACAAACATATAACTAGGCTCAATCCTAGGTCCCAACCCAGAATTTTCAGTACTGCTGTAGAGCTACAAGTAATCATTAAGGATATTAAGGGCATTAAACAGAGGGGAAAGTCTGGCAGTGTCCCAGTGGCTACCCACATTTCTATAACCCgactcatttgtaaagtgggggCTGAAGTGAAGGCCTCTAAACTTAGATCACTTACTTGACAACTTTTATTCGGAACCGTAAGTCCCCTGGTTCTCCATCCACATGAGGCTCACCTAGTCAGAAGAGATGAGAGCGGATTGTGAGCCACACAGGTCTAACACTGCAAATCTACTTGGCAGTTGAGAGGATATTTTAAAACCCCTACCTAAGGTGTCAACTACCAAGTCTATCTGTGAAAGCTGTCTCTCTACTGGTTATATCATGTTTCAGACAATAAGTGAAGAACAGCTGTACATCAGgtacagcaatagataacttgACCTATTTCCTAAACAGAGAATGATTCATTGACTTCTTGAACCTGAAATCTTAAAGCtgttttttttgggtgttttaaatttaatgccAAAACTAATGTCTCAGAGTGATATGGGGGTTAATGACAATGGGGTTACATATCTTTTACCATTGCTGAGTTGAAATTAATCCATTAAGTCTGAACACGCTAAATTTTGATATAACTTAGGTGACTGATAGTAACTTTTGAACATAATATTCAAAGGGTAAACAGTAATGCTACTGCTTAAGATGACCAACTATGATGGTCACAGTAAGTTTTCTGTATCTAAAGCTGACTGAAACgtattaaaaatatgtgtatttccTATGTGGCCATTAAGAATATGGGTTGAGGTGAGAGTGGGAAGTACTCACAAACAGAGAGCAGAAAGTTATGATAATAAAACATCAACATCAGTATTTTACCTTCTCCAATAAAGGGATACTCCATGCCATCTCTCACCCCAGGCTCTATTTCTACCTCCAGTGTTCGTTCTTCATTCACTAATCTGAgacaaagagaatttaaaatgaaaaaaaaaaaaaaaaaaaagaaagaaagaaagaaaggaaataccaACCAAATACCAGCTACaagtaataaaaagttttatctattctatttgatctttttcttagaagaaaaaaccCTGTATCTCTGGTTGACAAAGCCATCTGATATGCATTTACGTCTTCTACCTGCCAGAACAGGACAAGCTACTACCCTACAGTACACAGTCATGCAGCTGCTGCCTCCAGAACCGCCTGCAGCAGACGGATCACTGTGAACTGCATGATCCATACCCGAGAAAACCACCACACTACACTCATTTGCATCTGGAAGGGCAGGGTCTTGTTTATGAGGAATCTAGCAGGAGAGTTTATCCTATCTGATTTGTTTCCTGATCCCACAAATAGCTGATCTAGTTTTGAAATACACAATTTAAGGTTCAAATTAAATAGTTGTATTTATAATGTATCCACAAATAGTACTTCTCTAATCTGAAATGTTAGCTGGATATATCATATTGCTCTAATATTCTAAATAGGAAATATGAAACATCAAACATTTATCAGGTACCTTCAGAAATAAAGGCCACTGCTTATTAGTTCAGAAACATAAAGGGAGATATTTAGAAGAACTAccttgagaaaaaattaaaatgtacactTCTTTGTTCAATCCTTTGGCAGAAcatgagagagaagagtgaggggaggaagggggaaataATCTAGGAATGGAACATTAGCATTTTATTAGACAAATGAGatgattcaagtgtctcacttaCTTGACATTAGGGCACTCATCGCAGACCACCTCCTGGGTCATCTGGAAGCGGCCTGGGCCCAGCTGGGTGGTCCGCATCTCTTGCCGACAGTTGCATTTCCGTTTGCCAGGAGCCTGCCTTGCCACAGGCTTGTTTCTAACTACCTAGGAAGTGCATAAACAAGGTCAGCTGCCCTCTCGTGGAGAGTAGCCGGGGCTTCCTGAACTGACCAGGGCTCTGCACTTGTGCCGGGGCTGGAGCTCTGGAACTCCCCTTCTCTGGTAAGCTATCCCTCGGGGAGACCTGAGCTGAGAGAAGTATTTATACAGTTACAAGTCAGCCCCCAAACAGGAAGGAAACAGATACTTAAATGACTCAAATTCTAAAgctggaaaagagagaagggagtaagaaaaaagagaacagagaaataaAGTGTAATATATCGGTATTTCTAACCCACAATTAAATACTTCTGAGTTAAAGCAGTTCACAGAATTACTATCTTTTAGAAATCTGAGCTATGTAAAGCATAACCCTGAATAACAACAACCAGAGCCTTGAAGAGCTGGTATGTGGCCCCACCAGACGATTAGCTCTGATTAACCTAATGGAAACAATTCCTTGTTTCAGGCAACTCAGTCTAGGACAGCTTCCAGTGCTATCTCAATTCGGATACCTTAGCCTGTAAGAAGAGACACCATAGTCATCTCTCTGTTGACTGCAATTAAACAGTCTGATCCCTCTAAGTGCGTGGAAACCAATATAAATGGAGAAATGTATTCTTGTTTTTACCTGTTTAATTAGTCAAACACCTAATCACAAAGCACATGCTCACGCAGCAGGATAACACAAATGCCTGGAGACAAATCCCTGAAAGCCTACCAACATACAAAAGCCCAGGTCAACAGAATAGAGAACAACAATAACAGAGAAAATACTTTatagtacttactatgtgccaagcaatgCTCTAATGGCAGGTACAtatatttaatcctcatgacaaccttatgaagtaggtagttattatttccattttacagaggaagtaaTGAAAGCACACACAGGTTCAATAACATGACCAAGGTCACATAACTAATgtatggcagagccaggattctaaACCAGGCAGTCTAGCTCAAAAGTGGATGTTTTTAACCACTATGCTCtctccaaataattttttcttaaaaaagaatttactggGTCATTTAAATAGCAAGGTCACTTACATCCTTTACAAtaattagattaaaaaagaatttgtttagAAACACACCAACTACAAAGAGTGATATACTATGCATCAGCGCTGACTGCAGACACAGGTCTGGAAAGGGGGCATGGAGTTAATGAGGCTCACCACTTTCTGCCACCTCATCAACCTATCCTGGTTTTGAAGGAGAGACGGTCCGCATATTTTGAATGCCCCTTTCTCCCATTCTTCGGACCGAATAACAGTATTACCAGCCACTTGCCTCTTCTGTAATTGTCTAGTCCTCTTCTTTCAACTATTCAGAGCAAAAGCCACAACTAAGAAAACGCTCCTTGCCAATGTGGCATGTATGCACAGGCTACTGCTATCTCCTCCAAAATCCTGGCAAAACTCCAAGAAAACGTGAATGCCAGAAAACCATAATGATAACACAAAATGTATGAGAAAACTCCAGAAACAGAAGGCTGCTCTGAAGTGGTGTGTACAGGGGTGACGACAGCTAGCAGGGGCAGTGCGAGCATGTTTGATAAAAGCAGTTCAAGTTCTGCTCTTGCAACTGCCTCGGGGCTGTCTGGCCTCCTCCCCAGAAAACAATGGACTCcagacatcaaacaaaaactccaAGAAAACAAAACGCAGTTCAAACCACTAGGAAGGGCTTGCCCTAATAAGTTCTATAAGGAAAGAGAGCTGTCACTATCCGCAGGGGTCAGATAAGCTCAAAGGCTAAAAAACAGCTAGAGACCTGAGGACTCCAACTATCTACCAACCCCCACAAAGACAGCGAACTAGAGAACACACTAAGAGATTAATGTAAGCATGGTAATACTTAAGGGAagacattagagaaatgaaatagaGTAAGAAACAATACAAGAATCAAGTAGaaatattatgtaaaaaatatgagttaaaaaaaacacagctGATGGATATTATTAGAAATGACATAGCTGAAGATTAAAATGGGGAACTGGGAGACCATGAGGTACTCTCCTAGAAGCAAGCAGGGAAGGACAAAGaagtgaaatattttctaatatttaaaaaaaagttaagagcaAATAGAGGTAGAAGGGCCAAGgattaaataactgaaaatacaAGGTAACCAGAAATCCCTTGTTTTTAGTCAAAAGAACAAGTCTGCGAGTCAATATGAATACTTGTATTGTCTGAACTTACTTCGACAAAATTTCCTGCATACACTTCTTCTAAAGTGACTTCTAGATCTACAATAATATCACTTCCTCTTGGAATATTTCTGTCTTGCTGCCGAGGGGTTCCTCCAAACATGAAACCAAAATCTCCAAAGAAGCTATAGATCAGAGTGaaatcaacagaaaaagaaattagagtcTATATCTTGCAATTATTTAGTTTTCTTAACATTCATAAAATATTGTGCCCTGCCAACATATTgtacaaaactgaaaaatatttttaatacattgaaGTCACACATcatacacaattttttaaattaatacaatGTCAACTATATTGCCCCACCACAAAAAATTACTTTCTAATATAGCATTATCTAGATGTATAGAGtatactgtatatatacacaGTATACCAATGAATTCAAAGTTCagattaatcaataaaataatgtttcaataCTGAGGAATATCAAGATATAATGGATTTATTGAGAAAgggtataatatatataaatataaaccatGTAGTACTACACCTACTGGTAATTTTGAACATTCACAATGTTCACTTTATATGCTTTTTGGAAATTAACTTTGGTGAAAGCTACTACCTATAAAAAAATCTTGTGTTCATAATTAGATAAACTAAGAAAAGCATCAGCCTTAGTAAAATTCTAAACTTTAAGGGAGTTTTGAACTTCACAAACttccaaaattaatttatttttgtaagtaacAGAAGTATTAATTTGAGATTAATACAGTGACCTTCAACTGTGTAGGTATTCTGATCTTAATGTTAATTTTTGGTGTTATTAAGCCTCAGATGTTAGCACAGTGATGATAACAACTATATAACTACCCCCTGCCAACTAACCATGGTGACTGGATTTCCTGAAtctgaaataaaagcagagagggAGGATTTGGCATGGTAAGAGGTGCGAacaagttttttttctattttggcaTCCGAGGAATCACATCTATCAGCCAAGGGGAATAGGACACTTCCCTAGCAGACTAAACCCCAAATCAACCCTGGGGTAAAAAAGGATTTCTAAGCATATTACTCACACATCTTCACAAGTCCTAAAAACCTATTCTCACGACAAACACTATTGTATGTGACAGTGACTCTTACTTCTTTTGGAGAAGGGTTTACCAAACGCTTTGGACTTTGTAGAAAACAATAAATCCTCACCCCTTAGAAATGCACattcaaacattttcttttgtttgtaacTTGACTTGAAACCCTAGGTTAAGATCTCCTAGTATATGACATCATCGAGGCATGTGGAAATTCAAATGCTCAACAGAGGGGTTCCAAGAGTGGGAAGGAAAGGTGTTGACTGTTCTAGCCACTCAGCACTTCCAGAAAGCCCCCTCACAGCAGGAGATTAAAGAGCCTTTACCTTAATCCTTCCCCAAAGGCTGGCTAACATAATTGTCCCTCTCTTGTTGATAAAAGCACCTCTGCATATGGAAGCAAGAATTTCTCAATGTCTCTGCTTATAAGAATAACTGCTCGTTATATGGCCTACAAATGCTAAGACAACACGGAGATCAGGACGAACTCATTTTCAATGTATCTCCCTGCAACACTGTCAGGGTTGATTTGGTTGATATAGTTGGCCAGATGGACAGCCCTGTCATTCTTGGAGCTTTGTGAAAATGGAAGAGTACATTCCCACAGGGAGGACGAGGATTGACCTTTTGGTCAAGGATCAGTTGAGTTCTACTCTTCATTAAAAGCTTCTGAACAAGGGAGCAAGGATTATTCTTTAAGTGATCCATTCTCAGACGctactattttacagatgggtaGATTACATACTGTGAAAAAATGTCTCCATGGGAGCTCTGATGACCATCTTTTAATCCCTCTTCACCATATGTATCATATTGTTTCCGTTTCTCACTATCTGACAGAACCTGGGACAAAGATCAATGGAGGAAAAGATCATGAGTTGGTAACATTCAAATAAGGCGcattcatatttgttttttaaaactgataCTGTGCCTAAGATTTTAGCGGCACACAGTTTTTATAACCCTTGGTATTAACACATgttaataaagttattttctttatcaGACTAAATTCTTTGATGCACTGTTCACTTTGTAATTTCCAGATTACTCAAttcagtatttttcatttaaacataTCCAAAGTCACCGAGTCACATCAAAATCACATCTGAGATGAACGATGTGGCTATAACGGTGAGGGTAGTAACAAGAAAGAGGTAAGGTGAATTCCTCAGGTTTCCTGTTTAGTTTGACTCCAGTGTTTATGCTGTTGACCACTATGCTATATTATCTCTTTAAACTATGAACTCagaccgtgatggtgaacctttttataaaaacactgTGATTgagccaccatgaaagctagaacacaCACTAGTGGgcagaagggaccaggttgaccagcactgcaaaagtgggcggtttttataaaaaaggttcgccatcacggaacTAGGATATGAATATGACAGACTGTCATTAGTGCCAGAAACAGTAAACTAGGACGGCCTTAAAATTTGCTGAGCCTTACAGGTCCATACAACCCACCCCTACCAATATATACACATTAGGAGATTGGCAAATCAAGGGAATCAAATGACAGACTCTCCAGAAAGGTCTACACAcctatattttcatatttcctttaaaaatttttttgatgtatATAGAAATTCAATTTTGGAAGA
It encodes:
- the DNAJB11 gene encoding dnaJ homolog subfamily B member 11, giving the protein MAPQNLGTFCLLLLYFIGAVIAGRDFYKILGVPRSASIKDIKKAYRKLALQLHPDRNPDDPRAQEKFQDLGAAYEVLSDSEKRKQYDTYGEEGLKDGHQSSHGDIFSHFFGDFGFMFGGTPRQQDRNIPRGSDIIVDLEVTLEEVYAGNFVEVVRNKPVARQAPGKRKCNCRQEMRTTQLGPGRFQMTQEVVCDECPNVKLVNEERTLEVEIEPGVRDGMEYPFIGEGEPHVDGEPGDLRFRIKVVKHPIFERRGDDLYTNVTISLVESLVGFNMDITHLDGHKVHISRDKITRPGAKVWKKGEGLPNFDNNNIKGSLIITFDVDFPKEQLTEEAREGIKQLLKQGSVQKVYNGLQGY